The following nucleotide sequence is from Mytilus galloprovincialis chromosome 12, xbMytGall1.hap1.1, whole genome shotgun sequence.
ATTGCAGACTCGGCAATCAAAACCCCTGCAAACACCCGGATTGATTCAAATACATATAACGTTATGCTACATTTATGAACATAAAACTCGTAACATGATGCTCGACAACTGTacaaataagtagatgtggtatggttgtcaaTGAGAAATACATCAACATTAGACCACATGACACACACATTAACCACTATGcggtcaatgtacgaccttcaacattgATAAAAATTTAGTCAACTGAAAagacaaacataaatacaaatgtaaaaaatttcaaacaatgtcttttttattaaacatgtgtatctatttaaatttgtatatttctttGTAATGGTTAAATAAGTATGTTCTGTCTTCTTTATATAGGATATGTTCCTTCTTCTTTAGTAATAGGTACTTTCTTCTTCATAAACAGGTTTTTTCCACTTCATGAATAAGTTCCTTCTTCgttgaaaatatttctttctgtttcataaatatgttctttcttcttaataagtatattatttcttatttataaatatgttattcctttttttataaatatgttctTTCATCTCTATAAATacgttttttcttctttaaaaatatgttctttttCTTTATCAATAGGTACtttctgttttataaataagATCTTTCTTTTGTACAGACATGTTCTCccttctttataaatatgttctttcttctttttaaataaatgcttTCTTGTTTGTAAATAGGTTCTGTTAGTCCTGAAAATTATTGGATGGATGGTTCCGACTTTTTAGTTGAAGGTGAATGGAGATGGATGGGGGAAAACGGAAACTCCAGACCAATCACCGGCTATACGTAAATGTTTATCTGACTatctttttttcagatataagcaatttttgttgataaaacAAAGGTAATCCGAATATcgaacttattattttttttaaaagagtagCATACATACTTAAAGTTAACACTACATGTTCATGCTTTGTGAACTTTGTCATAACTACAGTTAGTAAGTTACCGTTCTTATAACTTATCAATACACGTTTTCTGCTTGCTACTTTATTTGTACCAGATGTTGTATAATATTAAACAAACTTAAGCAGGAGCTTCGACGAATTTCCTAGTGAAGTTGTTTTAATCGTAACCAAACAGACACAAGTTCAAACTTCTGATTTCCATTTGTACATACCACTGATTCAGTTATGTTATAAATCCGTGGATACAGTATTTCAGAGATAGATATTTCATCAAGTGTTTACTCTTGTTcatactatatatactagaacacacccgcgaaatcacgGGAATTTAGAATTTGGTTGAAAGTATATACTGTTGTAGGgagaaattttgtaaaagtttttttgtcTAAAGAATTTCAGTAAACGAATTCATGTCTGGAGAGTTTcagaaaagttatcaaaattcATAGGTATTTGGAAACAGTTTCTTCCCTCTTCcttgtttttaaagtttgttattattttttttttctgttaaattccattatttttggcgtttctgtatactatgaacatacgtatcctttacataaagtgtatttgctattaactatcaatttcgAGTTTCTTCTCAtaggcgatcactgctatattatagaGAGAGTCTCTATCAACCCGATAAATATTGTGCTGTCCCCGAGTACTCTTTTGAAAGTATGTGCaagtttaaataaaggcaacagtagtacaccgatgttcaaaactcataaatcgatagacaaaaaaaatccgggtcacaaaccaaaaccgttGGAAAAGCATTACATATAAGAGGAGACGACACAACATtagaatgtaacacacacagaaacgaactaagcattagacaaaatccgatgagaataacaaatataacatcaaaactaaatacatgaaatacattaaaactggaagtcctgtttgacttaaaagcgaaatcgcgggcattttaaGATGTTATCTTTTATGAagaatttttataaaagattttatgtctggagaattgaagaaatgatatcaaaagtcatataaacatggagacaggacaatatttttaagccctctctcttttttcaaaatctgttatcattttgttttctgttatatttcattattttcgaGTTTCTGTATACtattaacagagacatataatacattctTTGTCTCTGCTATGAACATACTATccatataataaatattaaagtgtatttaattttctatcAACTATTAACTCTAAGTTTCTTCTCcatggcgatcactgctatattatatataGTGTCTATATACATCATAGTAGTATTTTAATCATAATATACAGTACATGCTGACAAACGCAAAAATAATTGTTCTGTCCCCGTCCGAAtacttatgaaaattatgtgtGAGTTAAAACCGAGGAATAATAGAAGTGGTTCTTACGATCTAAAAACCACGATATGGACAacactctgattggcttatttatttttcatttttgttatctatcatacgattgttTCTGAATGTTAAAACCGGTAGTCATGTCTGACATAAAAGTCGGTCTAATGATGGAATGAATATCCAGacgcctttattttcgtttttctcccataaTAACCCAGACTGAATattcataagaatggatgacactTACGACTATGCATAGTACCAaaaggacacagaggcatgatgatcaatttattgtgggaggaagagaagcgacacacaaaggtcctctcgtttaatagtatagatataatTCCGACGAATTGGATCAGGTCACTTCAAATTTTTATGTTcttctttctattctattttAGAACTAGAACAGTATTGTCTCGTCTCATTACTGAGAAGAATGTGCTTGTTTTCTAGATTGTGCATAATTTTATTAGGGATGATTTTGTTGTCGGATTGTTTTTCATTTAAGATATTCTTTCGGATTGTATGGGCATTTTTAGACTTTAAAACCTTATTGAAaaatcataaattgaaaataagaaTAATCATCTTATTACATTTGTAACATGTAAAAaaccaaaaataccgaactccgaagaaaattcaaaacggaaagtccataatcaaatgacaaTTTCAAAAGCTCAACTACATCAATGTTAGAAGAAATGATAagaaatttaattaataaaataacatTGATAGCACTTACCGTCTTACACTTTGAATGAACGATTGAAACGTTTCGTTAATATTAAGTCAAATGtactttaaaacatattttgtagGCATTCATATCCAAAATAAAGATATCAATATTaaagacatataaaaaattgtgtcAGTCATACATTTATTAGACCTGAACATTGAGTGATTGTTGATTGCTAAACATCGACCAGAAGCATCAAACATCAACAAAACCCGATATAAGATATCTTGGTTCTTGTATTagttttgagtttagtatgacatccatgtTTACTATAatagtacatatttttatttagggTGCAAGGGGTTGCTTGATTTTCTCGCTACGTTGATTTcatctgttttctgctctttagtcgggtttttgtttctttgaaatatatcacatttctattctcaatttcattttattgttatgacattcaaacttttatatatatgttttatttgtttcagtGCATGGTCACCCGGACAACCAGATAACGCCGGTGCAAACGAGCACTGCCTAGAGATTCGTTATTCGTTTGGGGTCCATTGGAATGATTATGAATGTGATCATAAACAGAATTTTATCTGTCAAGCTCCGTAAGTCTAGGACTTTAACCCTGAATAATTGCACTCTAAGCTTAATcttcaatttacaaaaaataatcatatagCATTTGAAAACATTATGTAAATAAGGAAAAAAGGCTGTACAATTTGTGAGATATtctagtaaataaactcatcatagataccaggactaaattttgtacattgtatatacgtcagacgcgcgtttcgtctacaaaaagactcatcagtgacgctcgaatccaaaacagtaaaataggccaaataaagtacaaagttgaagagcattgaggaccaaaattcctaaaagtttataTGTCAAAGAACCTGAACttcagctttttttttttggcttagtGATTAAAGTTTCTTGCATCGACAATTTACAAAGAAATAATCATATagcatttgaaaatattatgtaaataaggaATAAAGGCTGTACAATTTGTGAGATATtctagtaaataaactcatcatagataccaagactaaattttgtatatacgccagacgcgcatttcgtctacaaaaagactcatcagtgatgttcGAATCcacaaaagtaaaaaaggccaaataaagtacaaagttgaagagcattgggcaccaaaattcctaaaagtttataTGTTAATGAACATGAACttcagctttttttttttggcttagtGATTAAAACGTCTTGCATCGACAATTTACAAAGAAATTGTCATATagcatttgaaaatattatgtgAATAAGGAATAAAGGCTGTacaatttgtgaaaaaatattcTAGTAAATGTGAATTAACGTGAATatcagcttctttttttttttgcttagtGATTAATCCATTTCTTGCATCGACATTGCCTACAttatgcctttttattttttctcaatcaatatataaattCTTATGATGATGATATTGACGATTGATGGTTGCTGATTGCCCAGAGTCAAATAacatatacatttaaaacattttagggCAATGAAATATTGTTGTCGGGAAAATATACGGGGACTGAAGAAtgagaataaaaaaagaatatgtaaaTGTGTCCCTTCATTTGCTTGACACTAGAAAGTTCCATTTATAACCATTCAAAGTGGAGTTTAAATTCTTATTAAAAATGGACCagttagacgagttgtatatacattatgtacacagccatgtatcaccatcattgatggcgatccgatggatacatctgttgtagggttgtcactgactcagacgtacttataaatataattattttctgtgactgtatcttacattaatttgtaggatcctttactatagataatttagctgatctgtaacaacaACATcatcatgccttatatatcatgtactgcagtacgccgctagattaagactgacgtggaaaggtaacacacggccagcgaaagctctattttttaagagcccaggtggtcatgtggtgtagcgggacggctgcagtgcaggcgatttggtgtcacgatatcacagtatcccggcgagggaagaaccaaaatttgcgaaagcaaatttacagatctaacattgttgggttgatgtttagacgagttgtatatatatacactgATGTCATTACCATATGTctgttatgcatttgtttatTTCAGAGCGGACCCAAATGGAAATGAAATTATTGGCTAGCTCAATTCTATGGTACAACTCATAGTTAGACAGCATcacttaataattttaaaatataaataaaattgatattgatgatttCAAATATGTCTTAAGATTGTCTTTTGTCATCTTGGATTATAAAATAGCAAATAGAAACTATTGGTCTAGATCTGTGACGAAATGAACAAAAGAGATGTTCTCCCTCTGTCTTGTGTATTATCAATGAGAATAAATAATGTAATGGAAACAAATGCATAAATCTATTATTATTAGATCGCTGAGTGAATCAGATTACGTTATAAAAATATGACACAGAGGGAGACTTACCTTGTATGCAATGTTTGAAGTTTGACACAAATTCTatgttgatatacatgtacatactcgACATATGCTGCAATTTAGGAATTGCTTTTGGAGATGGTTTAGTTCAATTTTTGCGTATATTaggtaaaacattatttttcattatcaatactgttcactaaaaaaaataataaacttttaaaatgaaaataatatttcacCCGTGTTTCCCAAATGGTtcttttaaaaatagattcaaaccaccatttttcttaaatgttcCTGTACCAACTCAGAAATATTGAAGTCGTTATCAAATAGTCTTGTTTAGTCTAAgtttcacttcagtgtttctgttgttcacTTGTTTACCCTATAGGTATTTGTATCCGTCGGTTTTTTTTAACCCAGATTTGTTTACGCTTAATTGATTGATGattaaactactgttgcctttattcattaaAGGCGCACTAGCtactaaatatataaaacaaatctaaaatattatttgttttgttcaataattaattaaagtgaaatagtgaaataaaaattcgcttttagcagccagtatgtttcaattttgtcaaaatcagCGAAGAAACGTTGATAATGTATTTTTAACTTGG
It contains:
- the LOC143055561 gene encoding perlucin-like, whose protein sequence is MNIGVVILSISLSVNLVACLCPEAFERHGTKCYQAIGLLASWAEAKRLCNILGADLAVIESASEEAIVEGILKRKHGSVSPENYWMDGSDFLVEGEWRWMGENGNSRPITGYTAWSPGQPDNAGANEHCLEIRYSFGVHWNDYECDHKQNFICQAPADPNGNEIIG